From Schaalia sp. ZJ405, one genomic window encodes:
- a CDS encoding Hsp70 family protein, which produces MRLGVDFGTTTTTVAVADRGNYPAVSFIDHNGDAQDDIPSVIGWSNGALVFGFDALRAMDEDEAPLIRSIKRLLSDSSMTPRSTFRLAQRDISIMDALVGFLGYVAFKVRTDSSLAQIPQSEPLEAAIGIPAHASSAQRFLTLETFRAAGWSVISMVSEPSAAGFEYTHRHRGTLNSKRTSILVYDLGGGTFDASTVTAVDTDHQVLASRGHTMLGGDDFDLVLAQCFAKAGDIPLNSFAESEWQDLVEQSRTVKESLTAHTRVVSAVVHDRPVSLPVSTFYEAATPLVEKTLQVLSPLLQRNEDGALALPPECAGIYVTGGASSLPLVSRILRERFGRRVHRSPHAAASTAIGLAIAADPDAGFTLHDRLARHVGVFREAESGSLVSFDTLLSPDLQIESNKETTITRQYRAAHNIGFYRFVEFTQTDHVGTPLGDVTPLGEILFPFAPALQEPDISLANMHIARTGNGPLIEERYHVDRHGIVTVEIYDLDTGYSLTSALTSGT; this is translated from the coding sequence CCTCCGTTATTGGGTGGAGCAACGGCGCGCTTGTTTTCGGTTTCGATGCGCTGCGGGCAATGGACGAGGACGAGGCTCCTCTCATTCGGTCAATTAAGCGCTTACTCTCAGATTCCTCGATGACCCCTCGGTCAACCTTCCGCTTGGCGCAGCGGGATATTTCCATCATGGATGCGCTCGTCGGTTTCCTTGGATATGTTGCGTTCAAGGTTCGCACGGATTCCTCCCTTGCGCAGATTCCTCAGTCCGAACCGCTCGAAGCTGCCATCGGTATTCCCGCACACGCCTCCTCTGCGCAGCGATTCCTCACTCTTGAAACGTTCAGAGCTGCCGGCTGGTCCGTGATCTCGATGGTGAGCGAACCTTCAGCGGCAGGATTCGAATATACGCATCGCCATCGCGGAACTCTCAACTCGAAGCGAACGTCGATCCTCGTTTATGACCTTGGCGGGGGCACCTTCGACGCCTCAACCGTTACCGCGGTTGACACCGATCACCAGGTGCTCGCAAGCCGTGGCCACACCATGCTCGGTGGTGACGACTTCGACCTCGTCCTCGCACAGTGTTTTGCCAAAGCTGGCGACATCCCACTGAATTCTTTTGCCGAATCGGAATGGCAGGATCTTGTCGAACAGTCACGCACCGTCAAGGAAAGCCTGACCGCGCATACTCGCGTTGTTTCCGCTGTCGTTCATGATCGCCCGGTGTCACTCCCCGTCTCCACTTTTTATGAGGCTGCAACGCCACTCGTTGAGAAAACTCTCCAGGTCCTCTCCCCTCTCCTTCAGCGCAACGAGGACGGAGCGCTGGCTCTTCCACCAGAGTGCGCCGGAATCTATGTCACCGGCGGCGCATCGTCACTGCCTCTCGTCTCCCGAATACTGCGGGAGCGCTTTGGCCGACGAGTTCATCGTTCACCGCATGCAGCGGCATCAACCGCAATTGGTCTGGCCATTGCCGCCGATCCAGACGCCGGATTCACATTGCACGACCGGTTGGCCCGACACGTCGGAGTTTTTCGCGAGGCCGAATCAGGTTCCCTGGTGTCTTTCGACACCCTCCTCTCCCCCGACCTGCAGATTGAGTCCAACAAGGAAACAACGATCACTCGCCAGTACCGGGCCGCACACAACATCGGTTTCTATCGCTTCGTTGAGTTCACGCAGACAGATCACGTCGGAACACCTCTGGGTGATGTGACACCGCTTGGCGAAATTCTTTTCCCTTTTGCCCCCGCACTTCAGGAACCGGACATCTCCCTGGCAAACATGCATATCGCACGCACCGGAAACGGTCCACTGATCGAAGAGCGCTACCACGTTGATCGCCACGGTATTGTCACTGTGGAGATCTATGATCTCGACACAGGCTATTCGCTGACTTCCGCACTCACATCGGGTACATAA